In Neobacillus endophyticus, a single window of DNA contains:
- a CDS encoding n-acetylglutamate synthase, with protein MINYNGRKFVSIENKANGEVSSKTIFEYKQEGNILSATYSGGEIVKGTLIGIVKDNSSLQFRYNHVNTRNEIRGGQCYSTPETLPDGRIRLHEKWKWTDTDQSEGESIIEEVK; from the coding sequence TTGATAAATTATAATGGACGGAAATTTGTTTCAATTGAAAATAAAGCAAACGGAGAAGTTTCTTCAAAAACGATTTTTGAATACAAACAAGAAGGGAATATCCTCTCAGCAACATATAGTGGAGGAGAAATTGTTAAAGGGACACTAATTGGAATAGTAAAGGACAATAGTAGTTTACAGTTTAGATATAACCATGTAAACACAAGAAACGAAATAAGAGGCGGTCAATGTTACTCTACTCCAGAAACCCTCCCAGATGGAAGAATTAGATTACATGAGAAATGGAAATGGACAGATACTGACCAAAGTGAAGGAGAATCCATAATTGAAGAAGTAAAATAA